A single Anopheles maculipalpis chromosome 3RL, idAnoMacuDA_375_x, whole genome shotgun sequence DNA region contains:
- the LOC126560938 gene encoding loricrin-like — MSSKTIVLSCLVAVALCSNDLETAETAWGGGGGGGGWSSGGGGGYGGGGGKKVIIISSGGGGHGGGGWSSGGGRSLGGGGWSSGGGLGKGWSSGGGSYGGGGGGGWPSSSKGWSSGGSSFGGGYGGGSGWSVGGGSGLGGGHSGGWSSGGGRSIGGWPSGGVSKGWSSGGGGGYGGSQGWSSGGSGGYGGSHGWSSGGSGLGGGYGGGGWSSGRSLGGSGGWSSGGGLSKGWPSSGGSKGWSSGGGGYGGGYGGGSGWSTGGSGWSGSSGW; from the exons ATGTCTTCT AAAACGATCGTTCTGAGCTGCCTGGTGGCGGTCGCCCTCTGCTCGAACGACCTGGAAACGGCTGAAACTGCCTGGggaggcggcggtggtggtggtggctggagcagcggtggcggcggtggctATGGAGGTGGTGGCGGTAAGAAGGTGATCATCATCTCGTCAGGTGGTGGTGGACACGGAGGCGGTGGCTGGAGCAGCGGCGGTGGACGCAGCCTCGGTGGAGGTGGATGGTCCAGCGGTGGTGGACTTGGCAAGGGCTGGTCCAGCGGCGGTGGCTCGTATGGAGGCGGAGGCGGTGGCGGTTggccaagcagcagcaagggATGGTCCAGCGGTGGTTCCTCGTTCGGTGGTGGTTATGGAGGTGGTAGCGGCTGGTCCGTTGGAGGAGGCAGCGGTCTCGGTGGTGGACACTCGGGTGGATGGAGCTCGGGCGGTGGCCGCAGCATCGGTGGATGGCCGTCGGGTGGTGTGAGCAAGGGATGGTCGTCGGGAGGCGGCGGTGGATACGGAGGTAGCCAGGGATGGTCGTCGGGTGGAAGCGGCGGATACGGCGGAAGTCACGGTTGGTCCTCGGGTGGTAGCGGACTGGGCGGTGGATATGGAGGCGGTGGCTGGAGCTCGGGCCGTAGTCTGGGAGGATCGGGCGGATGGTCGTCGGGTGGCGGTCTGAGCAAGGGTTGGCCATCGAGCGGTGGCAGCAAGGGCTGGTCCTCGGGCGGTGGAGGCTATGGCGGTGGCTACGGAGGTGGAAGCGGCTGGTCTACTGGAGGTAGCGGTTGGAGCGGTTCCAGCGGCTGGTAA